From a region of the Paenibacillus sp. FSL R10-2734 genome:
- a CDS encoding YlmC/YmxH family sporulation protein, which produces MNEDYVGSAKKMKISDFQTKDVINIVDGKRLGQISDLELDLRRGVIDAIVIPGYTRFMGLFGGGTDLIIPWRNIVKIGSDVVLVKIEESRMPQGQDERETMYLERGDRSERRTY; this is translated from the coding sequence ATGAACGAGGATTATGTAGGTTCAGCCAAAAAAATGAAAATCTCTGATTTTCAGACGAAGGACGTTATTAATATAGTGGACGGCAAGCGGCTGGGCCAAATCAGTGACTTAGAACTTGATTTACGCAGAGGTGTTATCGATGCCATCGTAATTCCCGGATACACTCGGTTTATGGGATTGTTCGGAGGAGGAACGGATCTGATTATTCCATGGCGAAATATTGTCAAAATCGGGTCTGATGTAGTGCTTGTGAAGATTGAAGAATCAAGAATGCCTCAAGGGCAGGACGAGCGAGAAACGATGTATTTGGAACGAGGGGACCGAAGCGAACGGCGCACTTATTAA
- the pgeF gene encoding peptidoglycan editing factor PgeF yields MEPFVQGKETLMLLHLEPWREVYKEITAGFTGRQGGASKEPYDSLNCAFHVGDAPEDVLRNRVALTEALDFKPEAWTCGEQTHGAEIAVVREADRGRGQKDRASAFQTTDGLLTDVPGVLLTSFYADCVPLYFYDPVHQVVGLAHAGWKGTVAQIAAAMVNKMENTYGSHPQDIFAAIGPSIGDCCYEVDDYVMEHVRHLEGDLNKSIETADSVGLYRVSDTDENKYMLNLKEMNRRIMIKAGILPTHIECTSWCTSCNQDLFFSYRKENGVTGRMTSWIGIKES; encoded by the coding sequence ATGGAACCGTTTGTGCAGGGAAAAGAAACACTTATGCTACTCCATCTGGAGCCTTGGCGTGAGGTGTATAAAGAAATTACAGCAGGTTTTACCGGTAGACAGGGAGGGGCTAGTAAAGAGCCTTATGACAGCCTGAATTGTGCGTTTCATGTTGGGGATGCTCCAGAAGATGTCTTAAGAAATCGTGTGGCACTTACTGAAGCTCTTGATTTTAAGCCGGAAGCTTGGACCTGTGGAGAACAAACCCATGGGGCAGAAATAGCAGTAGTAAGAGAAGCAGATCGTGGCCGGGGTCAAAAGGATAGAGCTTCGGCATTTCAGACAACGGATGGTTTGCTTACCGATGTGCCGGGAGTCTTGCTGACTTCTTTTTATGCGGATTGTGTGCCCCTTTATTTTTATGATCCAGTGCACCAGGTTGTAGGACTTGCGCATGCTGGTTGGAAGGGAACTGTAGCCCAGATTGCAGCCGCAATGGTGAATAAAATGGAGAACACTTACGGCAGTCATCCGCAGGATATTTTTGCAGCGATCGGTCCATCTATTGGTGACTGCTGTTATGAGGTGGATGATTATGTGATGGAGCATGTCCGCCATTTGGAGGGTGATCTGAACAAGTCGATAGAAACAGCTGATTCTGTTGGGCTATACAGAGTATCTGACACAGATGAGAACAAATACATGCTAAACTTGAAAGAAATGAATCGACGCATTATGATTAAAGCAGGAATATTGCCGACTCATATCGAATGTACATCTTGGTGTACAAGCTGTAATCAAGATTTATTCTTTTCTTATCGCAAAGAAAATG